From Bordetella flabilis, the proteins below share one genomic window:
- a CDS encoding amidohydrolase family protein produces the protein MPPNACDCHAHIFGPAHRFPYSPQRSYTPEDCTVEDYEKLLATLGIDRAVIVHGGAHGTDNAATLDALRRMGPRARGVAVIPPGRPLAERETMHRLGMRGYRMSTVVGGGVGFDAFDALAGEAREMGWHLVLHFRNSAELVELAPRLRAQQVDVVLDHLARIRAEEGVDSPAFHALSALMDSGRVWIKLASLYRLSNEPYPHADMLPMIHAVAQRWPDRIIWGSNWPHPICDVAMPNDGDLVDLIPLWVPDAAVQQKMLVSNPAALYGF, from the coding sequence ATGCCACCCAATGCCTGCGATTGCCACGCCCATATCTTCGGCCCGGCACACCGGTTTCCATATTCGCCCCAGCGCAGCTATACCCCGGAAGACTGCACGGTGGAGGATTACGAGAAACTGCTTGCCACGCTGGGCATCGACCGCGCCGTCATCGTGCATGGCGGCGCGCACGGCACCGACAATGCCGCCACGCTGGACGCGCTGCGCCGCATGGGGCCGCGCGCACGCGGGGTCGCCGTCATCCCGCCAGGACGGCCGCTGGCCGAGCGCGAGACCATGCATCGATTGGGTATGCGGGGCTACCGCATGTCGACGGTGGTGGGCGGCGGCGTGGGCTTCGACGCCTTCGACGCCCTGGCCGGGGAAGCGCGCGAAATGGGCTGGCACCTGGTCCTGCATTTCCGCAATTCCGCTGAGCTCGTCGAACTGGCGCCGCGCCTGCGGGCGCAGCAGGTCGATGTGGTCCTGGACCACCTGGCGCGTATCCGTGCCGAGGAAGGTGTCGACAGCCCGGCCTTCCATGCGTTGTCGGCGCTGATGGACAGTGGCCGCGTATGGATCAAGCTGGCCAGCCTCTATCGGTTGTCGAACGAACCTTATCCGCATGCGGACATGCTGCCCATGATCCATGCCGTCGCGCAGCGCTGGCCCGATCGCATCATCTGGGGCAGCAACTGGCCGCATCCGATCTGCGACGTCGCCATGCCGAACGACGGCGATCTGGTGGACCTGATCCCGCTGTGGGTGCCGGACGCGGCGGTGCAGCAGAAGATGCTGGTGTCCAACCCGGCCGCGCTTTACGGGTTCTGA
- a CDS encoding S9 family peptidase produces MKTPFQVDDLCLYQTLQDLDAVSTSPFAACQLQSITPSKDGVATCIWLAPLDGGAPLPFTSGVSDSMPRWSPDGMRLAFLSDRGNGQQVYLIEPKGGEARQLGYFPSGASSMDWAPDGQKLLVCCTLMVDPEIRGDHSKEQDTNRGPDAPKVIWRLPYKMDGVGYILDTEIHAYVLDATSGEHTALTAGSYKIMSAQFSPDCRQIAYTRTREGRLAHRTDLWLMDADGANQRQVTFDLASVSYPKWSPDGRHIILTGSLQDGDAQLRLWRYDVAEGTTAPLGDDWIEIASGQSVCWSADASRVFVVLAHKGRQEIASVSVPDGTVTHLLTGNRHISRMAQARDGLVYVSQDAASPNELWYADMQGQRETRLSDFNAWWRERILPVAEVRRFDVPDGRGHTEQVDGWLLRPRDAQGPTPLLVDVHGGPASYVLLDYNMHSYWYVLISRGWSVLALNAVGSSSYGREFSSRLRQHWGKYDLDQHLAAIDILRREELVGTRVAIAGKSYGGFLSAWAVCNSTAFCAAVVAAPVTSLENHFGASDSGYYADTYSMYGEPAAKRDVMRELSPMAYVEKVRTPTLILQGEADERCPKCQAEELYTGIMYSTETEAEMVLYPGAGHHFLESGNPSHRVDAARRLVGWLERYCT; encoded by the coding sequence ATGAAAACGCCATTCCAAGTTGACGATCTCTGCCTGTACCAGACGCTCCAGGATCTGGATGCCGTGTCGACGAGCCCATTCGCCGCGTGCCAGCTGCAAAGCATTACGCCAAGCAAAGACGGTGTCGCCACATGCATATGGCTGGCGCCGCTCGACGGCGGCGCGCCGCTGCCATTCACTTCCGGCGTATCCGACAGCATGCCGCGCTGGTCGCCCGACGGAATGCGGCTCGCATTCCTGTCCGATCGCGGCAATGGCCAGCAGGTCTATCTGATCGAACCGAAGGGCGGCGAGGCGCGGCAATTGGGTTACTTCCCGTCGGGGGCATCGTCCATGGACTGGGCGCCCGATGGCCAGAAGCTGCTGGTGTGCTGCACCCTGATGGTGGACCCCGAGATACGCGGCGACCACAGCAAGGAACAGGATACGAATCGCGGGCCGGATGCGCCGAAGGTCATCTGGCGCCTGCCCTACAAAATGGATGGAGTGGGCTATATCCTGGATACGGAAATCCATGCCTACGTGCTGGACGCGACCTCGGGCGAACACACGGCGCTCACCGCAGGCTCGTACAAGATCATGAGCGCGCAGTTCTCTCCAGACTGCCGCCAAATCGCATACACGCGCACCCGCGAAGGGCGTCTGGCCCATCGCACCGACCTCTGGTTGATGGACGCCGACGGCGCCAACCAGCGCCAGGTCACGTTCGACCTGGCGTCCGTCTCTTATCCGAAATGGTCCCCCGACGGCCGGCACATTATCCTGACCGGCAGTCTGCAGGACGGCGATGCGCAATTGCGTTTGTGGCGCTACGACGTTGCCGAGGGAACCACGGCGCCGCTGGGAGACGACTGGATAGAGATCGCCTCCGGCCAGAGCGTCTGCTGGTCGGCGGACGCATCCCGCGTGTTCGTGGTGCTGGCGCACAAAGGCCGCCAGGAGATTGCATCGGTCTCCGTACCGGATGGCACGGTCACGCACCTGCTGACCGGTAACCGGCACATATCGCGGATGGCTCAGGCGCGCGATGGCCTGGTCTATGTCAGCCAGGACGCCGCCTCGCCCAACGAGCTCTGGTACGCCGATATGCAAGGCCAGCGTGAGACGCGGTTGAGCGACTTCAATGCGTGGTGGCGCGAGCGGATCCTGCCCGTGGCGGAAGTCAGGCGCTTCGACGTTCCCGATGGCCGGGGCCATACCGAGCAGGTCGATGGATGGCTGCTGCGTCCGCGCGATGCCCAGGGTCCCACGCCGCTGCTGGTGGACGTCCACGGCGGACCGGCCAGCTATGTGCTGCTGGACTACAACATGCATTCCTATTGGTATGTGCTGATCTCGCGAGGCTGGAGCGTGCTGGCGCTCAATGCGGTTGGCTCCAGCAGCTATGGGCGCGAATTCAGTTCGCGGTTGCGCCAGCACTGGGGCAAGTACGACCTGGACCAGCACCTTGCGGCCATTGATATCCTGCGCCGCGAAGAGCTGGTCGGGACGCGCGTAGCCATCGCGGGCAAATCCTATGGCGGCTTTCTTTCGGCCTGGGCGGTCTGCAACTCCACGGCTTTCTGCGCCGCCGTGGTCGCCGCGCCGGTAACCAGCCTGGAGAACCACTTCGGCGCCTCCGACAGCGGCTACTACGCCGATACCTATTCGATGTATGGCGAACCCGCCGCCAAGCGCGATGTGATGCGCGAGCTATCGCCCATGGCCTACGTCGAGAAGGTCCGTACCCCCACCCTGATCCTGCAGGGCGAAGCGGACGAACGCTGCCCGAAGTGCCAGGCCGAAGAGCTGTACACCGGCATCATGTACTCCACGGAAACGGAGGCCGAGATGGTCTTGTATCCCGGGGCCGGCCACCACTTCCTGGAAAGCGGCAATCCCTCGCACCGGGTGGATGCCGCCCGCCGCCTGGTCGGGTGGCTGGAGCGGTACTGTACATAG
- a CDS encoding GntR family transcriptional regulator — protein MKTLPQAPTEPHAEVGPSLTASVAIQVRAAILEGSFAPGAKLRLDDLRRQYGVSLSPLREALTRLAAEGLVQITDQRGYRVAPVSAENLIEVTRLRTQLEVMALVESLRHGDETWEDSLAAAYHRLSRLERDGKRADGWEKAHRAFHLTLFSACGMPLLLRFCGTLHDLSDRYRRLFLATHAPDENVPAEHHAIFEAAMARDEALAARILTNHLQRTGRNVMAILEEAQGAKGDVPSP, from the coding sequence ATGAAGACCCTGCCGCAAGCGCCCACGGAGCCGCACGCCGAGGTCGGCCCTTCGCTGACCGCCTCCGTGGCCATTCAAGTGCGCGCCGCCATCCTCGAAGGCAGTTTCGCGCCGGGGGCGAAGTTGCGCCTGGACGATCTGCGACGGCAGTACGGCGTCAGCCTGAGCCCCTTGCGCGAGGCCTTGACCCGCCTCGCGGCGGAAGGCCTGGTGCAGATCACGGACCAGCGCGGCTATCGCGTCGCGCCCGTGTCGGCGGAGAACCTGATCGAAGTCACGCGGCTGCGCACGCAGCTGGAGGTCATGGCGTTGGTCGAATCCCTGCGCCATGGCGACGAAACCTGGGAAGACAGCCTCGCCGCGGCCTACCACCGCTTGAGCCGGCTGGAGCGCGATGGCAAGCGGGCCGACGGCTGGGAGAAGGCGCACCGCGCCTTTCACCTGACCTTGTTCTCCGCGTGCGGCATGCCCTTGCTCCTGCGCTTTTGCGGAACCCTGCACGACCTGAGCGACCGCTACCGCCGGCTCTTCCTGGCCACCCATGCCCCGGACGAGAATGTGCCGGCTGAGCATCATGCGATTTTCGAGGCCGCCATGGCGCGCGATGAGGCGTTGGCCGCGCGCATACTCACCAACCACTTGCAGCGTACCGGGCGCAATGTGATGGCCATATTGGAAGAGGCCCAAGGCGCCAAGGGCGACGTCCCGTCGCCCTGA
- a CDS encoding FAD-dependent oxidoreductase translates to MTRTAEIAGGGIGGLTAGALLARQGWRVRIHEQGDEIREIGAGIYIKNNSLEVLEHLGVMRRIEARGTRLERAQIRFADGRVKQERQLAGPSRVHTFPRQALIEGLRDVALDSGVEILTGSRVTGAAKGQLHTTDGSHPADLIVGADGVHSAVRESLDIGGGFTQLPTLIDRFLIESRAFTAELQTVEHWSGNRRIGVTPAGPAHTYVYMVAPASDAKAARLPLDVADWSRRFPLLRPLFEVLAAAPATQYPYGVVSCPRWAVDNVAILGDAAHGLPPTLGQGAGLTLMNALALATLVRDATDIPAALREWERRVRFISDRTQAWACRYDAFTRQWPTVLDFARPLVVWSFGRFRSLNNRMRIADRGLALAGIHVDTGHSHADRR, encoded by the coding sequence ATGACACGCACCGCAGAAATTGCCGGGGGCGGTATCGGCGGCCTGACCGCCGGCGCGCTGCTGGCCCGCCAGGGCTGGCGCGTCCGCATCCACGAACAAGGCGATGAGATCCGGGAAATCGGCGCCGGCATCTACATCAAGAACAATAGCCTCGAAGTTCTCGAACACCTGGGCGTCATGCGCCGCATCGAGGCGCGCGGCACCAGGCTGGAGCGCGCGCAGATCCGCTTCGCCGACGGTCGCGTCAAGCAGGAACGCCAACTGGCCGGGCCATCGCGCGTCCACACGTTTCCCCGCCAGGCCCTGATCGAAGGCTTGCGCGACGTGGCGCTCGACAGCGGCGTGGAAATCCTTACGGGATCCCGCGTCACCGGTGCGGCCAAAGGCCAGCTGCATACCACGGACGGCAGCCACCCGGCCGACCTGATCGTGGGGGCGGATGGCGTGCATTCCGCGGTGCGGGAATCGCTGGACATCGGCGGGGGCTTCACCCAACTGCCTACGCTGATAGACCGCTTCCTGATCGAATCACGCGCGTTCACGGCCGAGTTGCAAACGGTCGAACACTGGTCGGGCAACCGCCGCATAGGGGTGACACCCGCCGGACCGGCGCATACCTATGTCTACATGGTGGCTCCGGCATCCGACGCCAAAGCCGCGCGCCTGCCGCTGGATGTGGCCGACTGGTCGCGCCGCTTTCCGCTGCTGCGGCCCCTGTTCGAGGTGCTTGCCGCCGCTCCGGCGACACAATACCCCTATGGCGTGGTGAGCTGCCCGCGCTGGGCCGTGGACAATGTCGCCATACTGGGCGACGCCGCCCATGGCCTGCCGCCCACCCTTGGCCAGGGCGCCGGACTGACATTGATGAATGCCCTGGCGCTGGCCACGCTGGTGCGCGATGCCACCGACATCCCGGCTGCGCTGCGGGAGTGGGAGCGGCGGGTACGCTTCATCAGCGACCGCACCCAGGCCTGGGCCTGCCGCTACGATGCGTTCACGCGGCAGTGGCCCACGGTGCTGGACTTCGCGCGGCCCCTGGTGGTGTGGAGCTTCGGCCGCTTCCGTTCGCTGAACAACCGCATGCGCATCGCCGACCGCGGCCTTGCGCTGGCCGGCATACACGTGGATACGGGGCACAGCCATGCTGATAGACGGTAG
- a CDS encoding CoxG family protein has translation MLIDGSKTLAADRATVWRALADADFLRATIPDCKNLQAVDTDRYAATLVSAVGPVRASFDVVFRREVETDMQSYVLVGEGNGGMAGSAQGRIRIELSDMPGGTLLAYSAETAINGKLAQLGSRLIDGAARKFSERFFHNVQKRLAAPLVEPESFRGDGAGQYEPTPTPHRPAAASGSLRPQVSWWLPLACGLGCFAGTFLAGYLR, from the coding sequence ATGCTGATAGACGGTAGCAAGACGCTGGCGGCCGACCGCGCCACGGTGTGGCGCGCGCTGGCGGATGCCGACTTCCTGCGCGCCACGATCCCGGATTGCAAAAACCTGCAGGCGGTCGATACCGACCGCTACGCCGCAACCCTGGTCAGCGCCGTAGGCCCCGTGCGCGCATCATTCGACGTCGTTTTCCGCCGCGAAGTGGAAACCGACATGCAGTCCTATGTGCTGGTCGGGGAAGGCAACGGCGGCATGGCAGGCTCGGCCCAGGGCCGCATCCGCATCGAGCTCAGCGACATGCCCGGCGGCACGCTGCTGGCGTATTCCGCGGAGACGGCGATCAACGGCAAGCTGGCGCAGTTGGGGAGCCGCCTGATCGATGGCGCGGCGCGCAAATTTTCGGAACGGTTCTTCCATAACGTCCAGAAGCGCCTGGCGGCGCCCCTGGTCGAGCCCGAATCGTTCCGCGGCGATGGCGCAGGGCAGTACGAGCCGACACCTACTCCGCACCGTCCCGCGGCGGCCTCGGGCAGCCTGCGGCCCCAGGTTTCCTGGTGGCTGCCCCTGGCCTGCGGTCTGGGGTGCTTCGCCGGCACCTTCCTGGCGGGATATTTGCGATGA
- a CDS encoding RidA family protein produces the protein MSIETFNTLKGATPEARLAELGIELPERRQPVGNYAGAVTTGNLVFVAGHGTFNGSLQTHKGKLGGEVSIEEGKAGARNAVISALTSLKGEIGELSRVKRVVRLFGMVASTPDFFRQPEVIDGASDVLTAVFGAAGIHARCAVGFAALPFNMPIELEMVVEIE, from the coding sequence ATGTCCATCGAAACCTTCAACACGCTCAAGGGCGCCACGCCGGAAGCCCGCCTGGCCGAGCTCGGCATCGAACTGCCGGAGCGGCGCCAGCCCGTCGGCAACTACGCGGGCGCGGTCACCACGGGCAATCTGGTCTTCGTCGCCGGCCACGGCACCTTCAATGGCTCCCTGCAGACGCACAAAGGCAAACTCGGTGGCGAAGTGTCCATCGAGGAAGGCAAGGCAGGCGCCCGCAATGCGGTAATCAGCGCGCTGACCTCGCTGAAAGGCGAAATCGGCGAGCTGTCCCGCGTCAAGCGCGTGGTGCGCCTGTTCGGCATGGTGGCATCGACGCCGGACTTCTTCCGCCAACCGGAGGTCATCGACGGGGCTTCCGACGTACTGACCGCCGTATTCGGCGCCGCCGGGATACACGCCCGCTGCGCGGTGGGTTTCGCGGCCCTGCCTTTCAATATGCCGATCGAGCTGGAAATGGTCGTCGAGATCGAGTGA
- a CDS encoding gamma-glutamyltransferase family protein: MSDGVRPRASLYGRRNAVVTGHHLATRAACAQLERGGSLVDAMIAASAVLTVVLPHATSLGGCGMMLLHDAVTGKTRALNGSGIAPQRATAAVFGQSIDARGPRSWVVPGLVRLWARAHRANGCRPWRDLFAQAIELASDGAAFSSEISRNLALAGPQVRAQAGFDLAFQVDGHDRAPGTPWRQDALAETLEHIALYGEEGFYEGTVARALCAFAAQTGGLLQQEDLQRVAADWREPVRQRYGDLEAAVMPPNSVGVLMLAQLARLQDSFAAPRARRLYAQVMNARERLSLLHDRVADDNARWPWHDDALAAAVPEPMRSEPGDTAGIVLADGAGNGLVMLQSVFQPFGSGCVDPATGVLMNNRLSEFSTDPTRFNMLAPGKRPVHTLNPYMVFEDGRPALYAVSPGGVSQTTTGVQCISNVLLDRTPLPQALDLPRWSIGRDGQLMCEPGFPDETVALLRHAGVRVVEDSVHPFYFGSIKAVRYHGGMLEAAADLRRQAYASAW, translated from the coding sequence ATGAGCGATGGGGTACGTCCGCGCGCCAGCCTCTACGGGCGCCGCAATGCCGTGGTGACCGGCCATCATCTCGCGACGCGCGCCGCCTGCGCGCAACTGGAGCGTGGCGGCTCGCTGGTCGACGCGATGATCGCCGCGTCCGCCGTCCTGACCGTGGTGCTGCCGCACGCCACCTCGCTGGGCGGTTGCGGGATGATGCTGCTGCATGATGCCGTCACAGGAAAGACGCGAGCCCTCAACGGCTCGGGCATCGCGCCCCAGCGTGCCACGGCGGCGGTATTCGGGCAGAGCATCGACGCACGCGGGCCGCGCAGTTGGGTGGTCCCCGGCCTGGTCCGCCTATGGGCACGGGCGCACCGCGCGAACGGGTGCCGGCCATGGCGCGACCTGTTTGCGCAAGCCATCGAGCTGGCCTCCGATGGCGCGGCGTTTTCCAGCGAGATTTCGCGAAATCTGGCCTTGGCGGGGCCACAGGTGCGCGCACAGGCGGGCTTCGACTTGGCCTTCCAGGTCGATGGCCATGACCGCGCGCCTGGAACGCCGTGGCGCCAGGACGCCCTGGCCGAAACGCTGGAACATATCGCCTTGTATGGCGAAGAAGGCTTCTACGAAGGCACCGTGGCCCGCGCCCTGTGCGCCTTCGCGGCGCAAACCGGCGGCCTGTTGCAGCAGGAGGACCTTCAGCGCGTCGCGGCTGACTGGCGGGAACCCGTACGGCAACGATATGGCGACCTGGAGGCGGCCGTCATGCCGCCGAACTCCGTCGGCGTCCTGATGCTGGCGCAGCTGGCGCGCCTGCAGGACAGCTTCGCGGCGCCGCGCGCGCGGCGGCTATATGCCCAGGTCATGAATGCGCGCGAGCGCCTGTCCCTTCTGCACGACCGCGTTGCCGACGACAACGCTCGGTGGCCTTGGCATGACGATGCACTTGCCGCGGCCGTGCCCGAACCCATGCGGAGCGAACCCGGCGATACCGCCGGCATCGTTTTGGCCGACGGCGCCGGCAATGGACTGGTCATGTTGCAGAGCGTATTCCAGCCATTCGGCAGCGGCTGCGTGGATCCCGCGACGGGCGTCCTGATGAACAACCGGCTCAGCGAATTCAGCACCGATCCGACCCGTTTCAATATGCTTGCGCCCGGCAAGCGGCCGGTGCATACGCTGAATCCCTACATGGTCTTCGAGGATGGGCGGCCGGCACTGTATGCCGTATCGCCGGGCGGCGTAAGCCAAACGACGACGGGCGTTCAATGCATCTCCAACGTTCTGCTCGACCGCACACCCCTGCCACAGGCCCTGGACTTGCCGCGCTGGAGCATCGGCCGCGACGGCCAGCTCATGTGCGAGCCCGGTTTTCCGGACGAGACCGTCGCGCTGCTCAGGCATGCCGGCGTGCGCGTAGTGGAAGACTCGGTCCACCCCTTCTACTTCGGTTCCATCAAGGCGGTGCGGTACCACGGCGGCATGCTGGAGGCTGCGGCCGATCTGCGCCGCCAAGCCTACGCGTCCGCATGGTAG
- a CDS encoding siderophore-interacting protein, which produces MTRPDLAVQRVRHELKMRMLEVLRTQRLSPQLLRVTLTGDDLRGFVSASFDDHVKVFFPGPGQVRPVLPTAGPDGITMPPGVPRPAARDYTPRRYDADTNELDIDFVLHGDGPASTWAAQAQPGQYIGVGGPRGSFVVPTGYDWHLLVGDETALPAIARRLEELPPGTRAIALLEVADASAQLPLDAHDGISVRWLHRNGAEAGDAALLEQACREVELPPGQGYVWAAAESAASRAVRQVMVQERGVDKSRIRASSYWKRGAAAVHETHDD; this is translated from the coding sequence ATGACCCGACCCGATCTTGCCGTACAACGCGTGCGCCATGAATTGAAGATGCGCATGCTCGAAGTCCTGCGCACGCAACGCCTGTCTCCCCAATTGCTGCGGGTCACCCTGACGGGCGATGACTTGCGCGGCTTTGTCTCGGCCTCGTTCGACGATCACGTCAAGGTGTTTTTCCCGGGTCCGGGGCAGGTCCGCCCCGTCCTGCCCACGGCGGGGCCCGACGGCATCACGATGCCGCCCGGCGTGCCGCGCCCGGCCGCGCGCGACTACACACCGCGTCGCTACGATGCGGATACCAACGAACTCGATATCGATTTCGTCCTGCATGGCGACGGCCCGGCCTCGACGTGGGCGGCGCAGGCGCAACCCGGCCAGTACATCGGCGTGGGCGGCCCGCGCGGCTCCTTCGTGGTGCCCACCGGCTATGACTGGCATCTATTGGTCGGCGACGAGACCGCCTTGCCGGCCATCGCGCGCCGGCTCGAAGAATTGCCGCCCGGCACGCGCGCCATTGCGCTGCTGGAGGTCGCCGATGCAAGCGCCCAGCTTCCGCTGGACGCGCATGACGGCATCAGCGTGCGCTGGCTGCATCGCAACGGCGCCGAAGCGGGCGATGCTGCCCTGCTGGAACAGGCATGCCGCGAGGTCGAATTGCCGCCAGGCCAAGGATACGTGTGGGCCGCGGCCGAGTCCGCCGCATCCCGCGCCGTGCGGCAGGTGATGGTGCAGGAACGCGGCGTCGACAAGTCTCGCATCCGGGCATCCAGCTATTGGAAGCGCGGGGCCGCGGCGGTACACGAAACGCACGACGATTGA
- a CDS encoding carboxymuconolactone decarboxylase family protein, giving the protein MSAARIDLDIARQAMGAPHDSMGELAQSYRALLGYLPPRVESRLSVTGALDPKLVRMQEEIRAHAMNPACFDAKTAQLMIFGMLMVELSDAATIHGIAARRAGASWEEMQAVVSMAYLFRGVSAANRGAEILARIAEREAQATAGTSN; this is encoded by the coding sequence ATGTCCGCAGCCCGCATCGACCTCGACATCGCCCGCCAGGCCATGGGCGCCCCGCACGACAGCATGGGCGAACTGGCGCAGTCATACCGGGCGCTGCTCGGCTATCTTCCGCCACGCGTCGAATCGCGCCTGTCGGTTACCGGCGCGCTCGATCCCAAGCTGGTGCGGATGCAGGAAGAGATACGCGCCCACGCCATGAACCCGGCCTGCTTCGATGCCAAGACCGCGCAACTCATGATTTTCGGAATGCTGATGGTCGAGCTGAGCGATGCCGCCACCATTCATGGCATCGCGGCGCGGCGAGCCGGCGCAAGCTGGGAAGAGATGCAGGCCGTGGTCAGCATGGCCTATCTTTTCCGGGGCGTGTCGGCCGCCAACCGCGGCGCCGAGATCCTGGCCCGCATCGCCGAGCGCGAGGCCCAGGCCACCGCCGGCACGTCGAACTGA
- a CDS encoding PadR family transcriptional regulator produces MRHEAMGRPGPGPGRGGGHGHHGHSGDDDAGDGHGWTRGRKFGADDLQLMLLGILEKNPSHGYELIKALGGLSNGFYTPSPGMVYPALTYMEELGYATVELEGSKKRYHLSDAGRAHLDANRDRLALLFAKLKHISRKMEWMRRAWSGEPLQTGPEGEDLATGWVPEYVQVRQALKQALMQRADASPTEQRRIAAILARALADIENNQ; encoded by the coding sequence ATGCGTCACGAGGCCATGGGCCGCCCCGGCCCCGGTCCCGGCCGGGGCGGTGGGCACGGCCACCATGGCCATTCAGGGGACGACGACGCGGGCGACGGTCACGGCTGGACGCGTGGCCGCAAATTCGGCGCGGACGACCTGCAACTGATGCTGCTCGGCATCCTGGAAAAGAATCCCAGCCACGGCTACGAGCTGATCAAGGCCCTGGGCGGGCTCAGCAACGGGTTCTATACACCCAGCCCCGGCATGGTCTACCCGGCGCTGACCTATATGGAAGAACTCGGCTACGCCACCGTCGAGCTGGAAGGCAGCAAGAAGCGCTATCACCTGTCCGACGCCGGCCGTGCCCACCTGGACGCCAACCGCGACCGGCTGGCCTTGCTGTTCGCCAAGCTCAAGCACATCTCGCGCAAGATGGAATGGATGCGCCGGGCCTGGTCGGGCGAACCGCTGCAAACCGGTCCCGAAGGCGAAGACCTGGCCACCGGCTGGGTGCCCGAATACGTCCAGGTCCGCCAGGCGCTGAAGCAGGCCCTGATGCAGCGTGCCGACGCCAGTCCCACCGAGCAACGCCGTATCGCCGCCATCCTGGCCCGCGCGCTTGCCGACATCGAGAACAATCAATGA
- a CDS encoding Bug family tripartite tricarboxylate transporter substrate binding protein: protein MFKQLRCAAMAAILAGALPAMPALAAEPYPAQTITMIVPFPPGGTTDVVARVLAEKLGPILKQTVIVENRQGAGGNVGAAYVARAKPDGYTLLVSSAGPLSINQQLYASPGYDPIKDFAPVSLLASVPIMLVANVNAPFKTVPELIAYAKQHPGRVAYGSQGSGTTSHLTMELLKLDAGVDMQHIPYRGSAPAATDLIGGQIQVMFDNSPTTYPQVKAGTMRPLGVASTQRLPSMQDIPAIAETIPGFESDAWFGLVAPARTPADVITRLNAAVRQVLADPAVIARFKEVGVDLVSDTPQEFQRFIQAEVEKWGKIIKATNLKLG from the coding sequence ATGTTCAAGCAACTACGGTGCGCGGCGATGGCCGCCATCCTGGCCGGGGCGCTGCCCGCCATGCCGGCGCTGGCGGCCGAGCCCTACCCCGCGCAGACCATCACCATGATCGTGCCTTTTCCGCCCGGCGGCACCACCGATGTGGTCGCGCGCGTACTGGCGGAAAAACTCGGGCCGATCCTGAAGCAAACGGTGATCGTGGAAAACCGCCAGGGCGCGGGCGGCAATGTGGGCGCGGCGTATGTCGCGCGGGCCAAGCCGGACGGCTATACCCTGCTGGTGTCCAGCGCCGGTCCGTTGAGCATCAACCAGCAGCTGTATGCCAGCCCCGGCTACGATCCCATCAAGGATTTCGCGCCGGTATCGCTGCTGGCATCCGTGCCCATCATGCTGGTGGCCAACGTGAACGCGCCCTTCAAGACGGTGCCCGAACTGATCGCATACGCCAAACAGCATCCGGGCCGTGTCGCCTATGGCTCGCAGGGCAGCGGGACCACCAGCCACCTGACCATGGAATTGCTCAAGCTGGATGCCGGCGTCGATATGCAGCACATACCGTATCGCGGCAGCGCGCCCGCCGCCACGGACCTGATCGGCGGCCAGATCCAGGTGATGTTCGACAACTCCCCCACCACCTATCCGCAGGTCAAGGCTGGGACGATGCGGCCGCTGGGCGTCGCCTCCACGCAGCGGCTGCCCAGCATGCAGGATATCCCCGCCATCGCCGAAACGATTCCGGGGTTCGAATCCGATGCCTGGTTCGGACTGGTGGCCCCGGCCCGGACGCCGGCCGATGTCATCACCAGGTTGAATGCCGCCGTGCGCCAGGTACTGGCAGACCCCGCCGTGATCGCGCGCTTCAAGGAAGTCGGTGTCGATCTGGTCAGCGACACGCCGCAGGAGTTCCAGCGCTTCATCCAGGCTGAAGTGGAGAAGTGGGGCAAGATCATCAAGGCGACGAATCTGAAACTGGGGTAG